The Microcoleus sp. FACHB-68 genome contains the following window.
CACAACCTGTTAATCTCTCCTCACAACAGCCGGCCCAGAGCGAGCCAATGTTTTACTACTTTGCCTACGGTTCTTGTATGTGTCCTGTGGATTTGAAGCGTTCACTGGGCGAACACACTCATCCCTATGTCATCGGGCCTGCCACGCTTCAAGGCTACCGGCTGGGTTTTTACTGCCGGTCGCACCGGCGCAACTGTGGCGTCCTAGACGTGGTAAAAGACGCAGCAGCCTCAGTGGAAGGCGTCCTCTACCAATTGCCGTGGCGCTTGAGTGAACTACTAGATGAGCGGGAAGACGTTCCCCGTGGCGGCTACCGGCATGAAATGGTAGAGATTAACTGCCGTAACCAGGTATACGCCAACGTGCGTACCTATGTCGTGGTCGATAAATTAGCCGAAGAACTCGCCCCCAACGACTGGTACTTTAACGTTGTCCTGCGAGGCGCATTAACCTGCGGACTCCCCGAACAGTATTGCTGGCGCTTGTTCAATCATATGCACCAGCTACAGCAACGCGAATGGCAAACCCCCGTCCGCCGATCCGCCTAAGCCGGTTTTCAAATCCCCTAATCCCCATTTAGAAACACTTCAGCTAAGCGCTGCTGTAACATTTGGGGAAATTTCGCGTAGTATTTCTGATTCAGCGGTGAAGGGTGCGGCAGCGGTTGCAGCGTCACTTCCCGTTGGCTATCCCCCGATTTCAGGTTAATTTGAATGCTGCCGGTGTAGCGATCGCTTTGCTCAAAAAACTCCTTCATCGCTCCTTTTTCGCCATAAGGCAAAAACCATTTTAAAGCTTCATTTCCTAATGTAATTATCCGATTTCCTTGCCAATGAAAAATAAGAAATTGTTCTAGGAACGGACGAAATCGCTTTTTGACGGCTTCTGAATAAGCTTTATTTCCAGGTGGTTTGTAAGGAACTGTGTTAGTAAATACAACCTTATCTAGTACAGAGTTCAAATCGGTTGTTTTGTCTGGTTCTTGATGATAGATCGCCCGATATAACCCTTTGCGAACATGAGTGCCGGCAGCCCCACGAAGCGGTTGTTTGGCGTGAACTTCATCGGTTCCTAAGTCACGGGCAAAGAAACATAAATTGCTATTAAGATTGCCGGCATATAAAATTGGCTGGGTTGGTTCGATGCTGGCAGCTTGATAAACCGGCTCATCGATGGGAAATGTTTCCCGTTGCGCTTCTTGCTGAATTTGGGCAATTAATTCTTGAATGTCTGACATAGTTGTTGATGTTTATTGCAATCGCTGACAGCCGGTGTGTCAAAAGCTAGAGTAGCTTTGTGCCAGAATAACGGCAAGAGTGCGGGAGGCATGAAAGATGGTTTTGAGTAGGTATTGGTGAAATCATTGAAGGCTAGGCTTAAATTCGATAACTCTTTCTTCTCGGAATCGGCTCAATGATTAGCTGCTTTTACCATTATTAGAGTTTCTTTTAATTAGGAAGTCAGAAGCCAGTAGTAAGCCTGTAAGACTAAGTGCTAGCTCCTGAACAAGATTTGCAAGAGAGTCAAGTCATCTGTTTTCTAGTAATTTGATAACTCACTTCAGTATTGTAGAAAAATTTATTATGTATTTGCTATCCTGTAACCATGCATACATATATACAGGCTTACACTTTTCCTTTTCGGTTAACACCTTCCTGATTAAGCAACGAGTCAGGAAATACAGTGTTAGCTACAAAAATTAGATGATATTCCAAAGCTGTCAAAGGAGTGGAACCACACTCTTGCAAGATTCCCAGTGCGCCACTTGCCCAAGCGTGAATCCAGAAGTATGTGGCGCGTCGTAATGTAGGATAGGGCGTGGGATAAGACTCAAATAAGCGATTTGCCCAATTTTTATATTTTGGATGCATCTTTAAAATTGAATGATTAGGACAGACTACAGCACTTAAATCACCAATATGGTAGGCATAATTATCTCCCCATCGACAAAAAAAGCATTTGTTTCTAGAAATATTTTGGATGTTTCTAGACAAATTGTCACCCTGCCTTCCATACTTCTCAGATTTTCCTATATACAAAGGAATAACCTGCTGCTCCTCAAGCCAATACATCATGTAAATTAATCCTTCATATACATTTTTCCCCTGTTTGAAATCTGTCAATACTTTGCTAACTTCTTCAATTACCAGAGCTTGCATTTGGTCAGAGCGTTTCAGTATAATGCGATTATCATTACCATAATTTATTGTATCAACAACTTTTCCATTTGTACTAAATAACGGTACAGCAAATTTATTTTGAAAATACTGCTTACAAAACTCATTCCAGCGATTGAGTGGTGGCTCCATATTTTTTTAGTGCTTAGCAGGCTGAGTGAGGGCTTTCTTTTAAAATTCCCTGAAATCCTCCAAAGGTAACTGTCCTGACTCAACGATCAAGAACACAATCAACCTGGAAAGCTGATGAGACGGAAGCTTGAGGCGTTTTCTCACTCAAGTAAATGCCTATGTTATCTTGGAGCAAGGCTTCATACTGCTTATAAAATACACATTATGGAAGCCAGGTCTACGATTGCGATCATTGTTTCCCGCTCTGATACACTAGCTTCCAGCAATCCCTTAAATTGATATTACTTCCCGCACTCATTTAAATAACTATGAAGCTTTGGGCGTGCCTGAATTGTGGCGATATAATGGAAGCCGGCTGCAAATCAATGTATTGCAAGCGGGAAAATATATTGAATCTGACATTAGTTTTAACTTCCCCGAAATCCCGCAGTTAAAATCAGTGATTCCCCAGTATGTTGAGCAAAGTAAAACGGCTGGAAGAAACGCGAGTGTAAAAGCATTCCGAACTTGGGTGCGGGAGCAATTATAATTATGTTGAATTAATTTTGTGAAACCGGCAAGAAAGATGCCGGCCCCATCATTTTTCCTACTTGCCGCCGTAATAAAAAGCGATTTCTTTCTCTTTAAGCGGTGCGAAATCGGCATCGGCGAGCATTTTGTTGAGTTCTTCCTGAGAAATGTGCTTTGCGCCAATCCGCACAATTCTCGAACGCATGGTATTTGACACACCACTGCGTTGCCGGCCGGCTTCCAGCCCCATGACTTTGTGATACAGTTCTAGTTTGGCAGCAGGAATCGGAGATCCATCAAAATCAGTTCCCTTTGCGATCGCTACATCAATCGCATCAGCGCCGGTGGTTGTTTGAGTTTCTGGATTGGTTTCGGGGGACATAGCAAAAAGGTAAACGGTAAAAGCAAATACATATTACCCGTTTACTTGCCCCTTTAAAAACTGCCGGCTATCTCGGCTTGACGACGAGAACCGAACAGGGTGCATCCGCAACAACCTGGCTGCTGACTGATCCTTGCAAAATCCGATTCATGCCGGTTAACCCCCGGCTACCGAGTACAATCAGGTCGGCTTGGTAAATATTTGCCAAACGGATAATTTCTTCGGCTGGATCGCCGGTAACAATTTCCAATTCACTCTGACAAGGTAAATCAGCTTGGTACGCTTGCAGCTGTTTTTCAATTTGTCGGTAGGGTTCCTCGACAAGTCCTGGCCGATCTGCCTCTATTTCCAGATCAGGACTTCGCGGAGGTATCACATTGCTGAGGATGATTTTGGTTGCCGGCTGGAGTTGGAGTTCGCGTAGCGTCTGAATAACTTCCTCTGATAAGTCTGAACTATCAAGGGCCACCAAAATTGTCTTGAGCACTGCTCAAATCTCCTGAAAAGTGAAATGATTGCAGCCTAAATTTTACCCAAACCTCGTTTCAGATCCAGCGCAGCCATGTTAGCTTTGCTCGTTCATCTGAGTAGAGGATATTGAGACACTTGTTACCACAATCAGTTTAGCGGCATTTTGGTGTTAAATTTTTTGCGCCGGCAGATCCAACATCTCCCCGCATTTTCTCACCCATGTGAGATTTTAACAATCAAAGTGAGAAAAGAAACCAGACATCTTGCACCCTTCTCACTCAGCCCCTCTCATCGCAAAAGCCAATTGTAATCGGCTAAATTTCCGATCCCTGAAGGATTGAGTCCTTTTAAGGAGGACTTTCGCTATTCGCCAAAGATTGGAATCCCTGACAGTTAGTGAGAGGGGTGCAAGATGTGAGGAGAAAAAGTGCTGATTGCTTTTCCCCTCTAATTTCCCATCCTACTCGTCATGCTTCATTCTTCATCCTGCGTCCGATCCCCGTCCCCTAACTCCCAGGTTCCATCCTTGTTTTGGGTTCTCAGTCGCACCGAGTCGGCGTGAGAGGGAAGCCCTTCAGCAGTGGCTAATAGCTGGATCGCACTCGCTACCTTTTGCAAGGCTGCCGGTGAATACTGAATCAGGCTGGAATGTTTCATAAACGTTTCCACCCCCAGCGCTGAGGCATAACGCGCCGTCCCGGAGGTCGGCAATGTATGGTTAGGGCCGGCCAGATAATCTCCCACCGCTTCCGGCGTGGAATTACCCAAGAAAATCGCCCCAGCATGGCGAATTGATTCTAGCAGTGCCCAAGGATCAGCAACTTCTAGCTCTAAGTGTTCGGGAGCAAACTCGTTAGAGAGTTCTGCCGCCACGGTTAGCGACTCCACAATCACCACCAAGCCGTAATGGGCGATCGCTTTTTCCGTCAGGGTGCGACGAGGGTGTTCTGCCAGTTGTCGCTCGACTTCCGCCACAACTTGCCTTGCCAGTTGAGAATCGGTTGTCAGTAAGATCGCCGCCGCCATTGGGTCATGTTCTGCTTGGGCCAATAAGTCTGCCGCGACGTGTACCGGATTTGCCGCCCCATCAGCAATGACCAGCACTTCTGATGGCCCAGCTAAGGAGTCAATTCCCACGGTGCCGTAAACCAGCTTTTTGGCCAAAGTCACGTAGATGTTACCAGGGCCGGTGATCACATCTACATTCGGAATAGTTTCGGTGCCATAAGCCAAGGCAGCAATTGCCTGAGCGCCGCCCACCCGATAAATTTCGTGGACGCCGGCTTCCTGGGCCGCGACTAGCACCGCTGAGTTGATCGTTTTCTCTGAACCTGGTGGCGTACACATAATAATGCGCGGCACACCGGCCACTTTTGCTGGGATGGCATTCATCAACACCGTACTGGGGTAGGCGGCCCTGCCCCCAGGAATATAAAGCCCAGCTTTATCGACGGGCGTATATCGCTTGCCGAGGACGATTTCATCGTCGCCAAACTTCACCCAAGATTTAGGGACGCGCTGCCGGTGAAACGCTTCGATCTGTCTTGCGGCTAACCGTATTGCTTGTAATAACTCTTTAGAGACTTGTTGATAGGCTGCATCTAATTCTGAGCCGCTGACACGCAGCTGCTCGGCATTGAGCGTTTGCCCATCAAATTCTTCTGTGTAATGCAGGATAGCTCGATCGCCTTGGCGCTTCACGGCTTGGAGCACCTCCCGAACCGTTGCCTCTTTATGAACGACAGCGTCGTCATGGGTGCGATCGCAGATCCGCCGCAGTTCAGCCTCTGCCTCAGCCCGCTGAGTAATGATTCGCAGCATGGAGTAGGAATGCCAATCTAGGACTTACCCGTGAGAACGATTGGTCTAACATCGTGAATGAACTTTCAGCTAGCTGCCAGATGTTCGGCGGTCAGTTGTTTGCCCAAAGACCGCTGTAGGGGTGGTTTGCGTCCCAATAAGTTAGTGAAGCTTACCGCCCTTACTGACCCCCGCCCGAAGTTGAGGGCCAAACATAACTGATGCCGGCTAAGTGTCCTTCCGATCCCAGACGAACCTTTGCTCGTTGTTTCTATAAGCTTAACTCGGATTTTCCGCCTGGTGCGCGATCTTGTCCGAGTTGATGTTATAGTAGTTTGTCCAGAGTTAAAATGTTCGTGCACTAATAGAGCTGTTTCAGGATCGACTGTGGCCAATATTAAGTCTGCCGTTAAACGCGTCAAAATTGCCGAACGCAATCGGCTACGCAACAAATCGTACACATCAGCGGTCAAAACGCTGATCAAGAAGTATTTTGCATCTGTGGATGAGTACGCTGCCAATCCGACTCCAGAGTTGATGCAACAAGTGCAAACTCGCATGGCAGATACTTACAGCAAAATTGACAAAGCGGTGAAAAAAGGTGTTTTGCATCCCAATAATGGGGCGCGGAAAAAATCCCGCTTGGCGAGAATACTCAAGCAACACACGCAAAGCCAGTCTGCCGGCACCTCGACAGAGGCAGCCCAAGCCTCCTAGGCTACCCCAAAATCATTGCTGAAAGTGAGAAGTGAGACGCGGGAAGTGAGAATTCTTCCCCGGTCTCTCGCTTCTCAATTTTGTCTTTTTCCCCATTTCGTCTTTTCGCTCATGCAGTTGATCGATACCCACGTCCATATCAACTTTGACCTCTTTCAACCCGATCTGGAGGCCGCAGCTGGACGGTGGCGGGAGGCAGGCGTTGTCCGCCTGATCCATTCCTGTGTCGAGCCGGCTGAGTTTGCCGGCATTCAAGAACTGGCCAACCGTTTCCCGGAACTGGCCTTTGCCGTTGGCCTTCATCCCCTCGACGCCCATAAGTGGACGCCGGCAACCCAAACCGAAATTCTGGAGTTGGCAAGTTCCGATCCCAGAGTCGTGGCCATTGGGGAAACCGGCTTAGACTTTTATAAAGCAGACAATCACGATCTGCAACAAACCGCGTTTGAGGCGCAGCTAACCATCGCCCAGCAGTTGCAGTTGCCGGTGATTATTCACTGTCGGGACGCGGCAGAAGCGATGGCGAAGTTGCTGCAAGATTTCACAGATCGTCAAGGTTCGGTACGTGGAGTGATGCACTGCTGGGGCGGAACCCCTGAAGAAACCCAATGGTTTCTCGATTTGGGCTTCTATATCAGTTTTAGCGGCATTGTCACCTTTAAAAATGCCACTCAAATCCACGCATCCGCTGCGATGGTTCCGGGCGATCGCCTGTTAATTGAAACCGATTGCCCGTTCCTCGCCCCAGTTCCCAAACGGGGCAAACGCAACGAACCGGCTTACGTGCGCTATGTCGCCGAACAAGTTGCCCAAATCAGGAATGTTTCCCTAGAAACCCTAGCGGCACAAACCACTGAGAATGCGTGCAATTTATTTGGGCTTTCAGTAGCATTGCCGGTGCCGGCATAAAAGGCAAAACGTCGGGCGGAAAAGTCCCGTATCCTTTCTCTGTTGCAACAGACGTAGATCGGTTATTTTGCCCCACCAATGCCGCAAGCTTGCGCCATAATGTATAGGAGGGAGAAATGGAATGAATAAATTGGTACGCTCAGTCTGCACGGTCAATACTTGGAAACGTCGAACTCCCCCACATCATAAAGCGTGAAAAGTGAGTCAGGGGGAGGCAGCGAGTCAACCCTATACAAAAGTGCCAAGCACATCTATTTCGGCTTGTGCGATTGATTTATCCTGGTTCGACTTTTCACCTTGAAGCTTTCTAATAAACGTCGTTAAAGCCAAATAATCAGCCTCCAGAGATTGAAAAATCCCAGAAATCCCTGCCAAAACCATCTCTGTCTAGACGCACTAGGGCGCGTCTGGAATCTGCTATTAGGCACTTTTCAACTCGGACTCCCATCTGGGAGTTAGTTGACATAATTGTGTAAATAATGTAAATTACGGGGTTCGCGATCTCGCTAACCCGATCCTAGGAGACGCATGACTACTCAGACTCCCACCGCACCAGCCTTTATCCTGCCAGACCTCGTAGAAATCCAGCGCTCTAGCTTTCGCTGGTTTCTGGAAGAGGGACTTATTGAAGAACTCAACAGCTTCTCGCCAATCACAGACTACACCGGCAAGCTAGAACTGCATTTCCTGGGCAAAGACTACAAACTCAAGCGCCCTAAATACGACGTTGACGAAGCCAAACGCAGGGACAGCACCTACGCCGTTCAGATGTATGTGCCCACCCGCCTGATCAACAAAGAAACCGGCGAAATCAAAGAACAAGAAGTCTTCATCGGCGACCTGCCCCTGATGACAGACCGAGGCACCTTCATCATCAACGGTGCCGAACGCGTCATCGTTAACCAGATCGTCCGCTCTCCCGGAGTCTACTACAAATCCGACACCGACAAAAACGGACGCCGTACCTACAACGCCAGCCTCATACCCAACCGGGGCGCGTGGCTGAAATTTGAAACCGACAAAAACGACCTCGTTTGGGTGCGGATTGACAAAACCCGCAAACTGAGCGCCCAAGTGCTGCTAAAAGCTTTGGGACTCAGCGACAACGAAATCTACGACGCCCTGCGCCACCCGGAATACTTCCAAAAAACCATCGAAAAAGAAGGGCAGTTCAGCGAAGAAGAAGCCCTGATGGAGCTTTACCGCAAACTGCGTCCGGGTGAACCTCCCACCGTTTCAGGGGGCCAGCAGTTGCTCGACTCTCGCTTCTTTGATCCCAAACGCTATGACCTCGGTCGCGTGGGCCGGTACAAGCTCAACAAAAAGCTGCGGCTCAACGTGCCAGATACCATGCGGGTGCTCACCCCCCAAGACATTTTGGCGGCGGTTGACTACCTGATTAACTTAGAATTCGACATCGGCCAAACAGACGACATCGATCACTTGGGCAACCGGCGCGTCCGCAGTGTGGGTGAGTTGCTGCAAAACCAAGTGCGGGTTGGATTAAACCGGCTCGAACGCATTATCCGGGAACGGATGACCGTATCAGACGCCGACGCCCTCACCCCAGCTTCCCTTGTCAACCCCAAACCCCTAGTCGCGGCGATCAAAGAATTCTTCGGGTCGTCCCAGTTGTCCCAGTTCATGGATCAAACCAATCCCCTGGCAGAACTGACCCACAAGCGCCGGCTATCCGCCCTTGGCCCAGGCGGTCTGACACGGGAACGCGCCGGCTTTGCGGTGCGCGACATTCACCCCTCCCACTACGGGCGCATCTGCCCTATCGAAACGCCTGAAGGCCCGAATGCCGGTTTAATCGGCTCCTTAGCCACTCACGCACGGGTGAACGCCTACGGGTTTATCGCCACGCCCTTCTACCCAGTCGAAAATGGCCGGGTGTTGCGAGATCGGCCTCCCCAGTTCATGACGGCAGATGAGGA
Protein-coding sequences here:
- a CDS encoding uracil-DNA glycosylase family protein, producing MSDIQELIAQIQQEAQRETFPIDEPVYQAASIEPTQPILYAGNLNSNLCFFARDLGTDEVHAKQPLRGAAGTHVRKGLYRAIYHQEPDKTTDLNSVLDKVVFTNTVPYKPPGNKAYSEAVKKRFRPFLEQFLIFHWQGNRIITLGNEALKWFLPYGEKGAMKEFFEQSDRYTGSIQINLKSGDSQREVTLQPLPHPSPLNQKYYAKFPQMLQQRLAEVFLNGD
- a CDS encoding DUF4090 family protein; the encoded protein is MSPETNPETQTTTGADAIDVAIAKGTDFDGSPIPAAKLELYHKVMGLEAGRQRSGVSNTMRSRIVRIGAKHISQEELNKMLADADFAPLKEKEIAFYYGGK
- a CDS encoding gamma-glutamylcyclotransferase encodes the protein MTVQPGHLQAIRTQPVNLSSQQPAQSEPMFYYFAYGSCMCPVDLKRSLGEHTHPYVIGPATLQGYRLGFYCRSHRRNCGVLDVVKDAAASVEGVLYQLPWRLSELLDEREDVPRGGYRHEMVEINCRNQVYANVRTYVVVDKLAEELAPNDWYFNVVLRGALTCGLPEQYCWRLFNHMHQLQQREWQTPVRRSA
- the hisD gene encoding histidinol dehydrogenase, producing MLRIITQRAEAEAELRRICDRTHDDAVVHKEATVREVLQAVKRQGDRAILHYTEEFDGQTLNAEQLRVSGSELDAAYQQVSKELLQAIRLAARQIEAFHRQRVPKSWVKFGDDEIVLGKRYTPVDKAGLYIPGGRAAYPSTVLMNAIPAKVAGVPRIIMCTPPGSEKTINSAVLVAAQEAGVHEIYRVGGAQAIAALAYGTETIPNVDVITGPGNIYVTLAKKLVYGTVGIDSLAGPSEVLVIADGAANPVHVAADLLAQAEHDPMAAAILLTTDSQLARQVVAEVERQLAEHPRRTLTEKAIAHYGLVVIVESLTVAAELSNEFAPEHLELEVADPWALLESIRHAGAIFLGNSTPEAVGDYLAGPNHTLPTSGTARYASALGVETFMKHSSLIQYSPAALQKVASAIQLLATAEGLPSHADSVRLRTQNKDGTWELGDGDRTQDEE
- a CDS encoding universal stress protein yields the protein MLKTILVALDSSDLSEEVIQTLRELQLQPATKIILSNVIPPRSPDLEIEADRPGLVEEPYRQIEKQLQAYQADLPCQSELEIVTGDPAEEIIRLANIYQADLIVLGSRGLTGMNRILQGSVSSQVVADAPCSVLVVKPR
- the rpsT gene encoding 30S ribosomal protein S20, which codes for MANIKSAVKRVKIAERNRLRNKSYTSAVKTLIKKYFASVDEYAANPTPELMQQVQTRMADTYSKIDKAVKKGVLHPNNGARKKSRLARILKQHTQSQSAGTSTEAAQAS
- a CDS encoding TatD family hydrolase, with translation MQLIDTHVHINFDLFQPDLEAAAGRWREAGVVRLIHSCVEPAEFAGIQELANRFPELAFAVGLHPLDAHKWTPATQTEILELASSDPRVVAIGETGLDFYKADNHDLQQTAFEAQLTIAQQLQLPVIIHCRDAAEAMAKLLQDFTDRQGSVRGVMHCWGGTPEETQWFLDLGFYISFSGIVTFKNATQIHASAAMVPGDRLLIETDCPFLAPVPKRGKRNEPAYVRYVAEQVAQIRNVSLETLAAQTTENACNLFGLSVALPVPA